In one window of Nicotiana tabacum cultivar K326 chromosome 12, ASM71507v2, whole genome shotgun sequence DNA:
- the LOC107767219 gene encoding endo-1,4-beta-xylanase A-like (The RefSeq protein has 2 substitutions compared to this genomic sequence), with protein MEKSPIIAANNNFDSQTSKENGKRTGSYAATNIILNHEFSDGLNSWHPNCCDAFVVPASSEYHKGLTTEEGCCYAVVTNRKECWQGLEQDITSGVSAGSTYTVSACVGASGTFQGSAEVIATLKLVYQNSETSYLFIAKKSASKECWEILEGSFSLSTMPDQVIFYLEGPPSGADLLIKSVMITCPSSTACDRSGTSSVSTDDDNIIVNPQFDDGINSWSGRGCKVASHDSMADGKITPMSGKYFASATERTQTWNGIQQDITGRVKRKLAYEVTAVARIYGNNVTSADLRGTLYVKAADNRERYIGIASVQATDKDWVKLQGKFLINDSPSQVVVFLEGPPPGTDILLNNLVIKHASKAPPSSPPVIEDAAFGVNIITNTSLNDGTNGWFPLGNCTMSVQTGSPHIMPPMARDSLGAHEPLSGRYILVTKRTQNWMGPAQMITDKVKLYLTYQVSAWVKIGQASGPQSVNVALGVDSQWVNGGQIEISDDRWHEIGGSFRIEKQAAKVMVYIQGPAAGVDLMVAGLQIFPVDRRARFRHLKRQTAKIRKRDVMLKFSGSDSGSLHGTFIRVRQLQNSFPFGSAISRTNMDNEDFNAFFVKNFNWAVFGNELKWYWTEAQQGNFNYKDADELLDFCTKNNIQVRGHCIFWEVVGTVQAWVQSLNKNDLMTAVQNRLTGLLKRYKGKFEHYDVNNEMMHGSFYQDRLGKEIRVNMFKTAHQLDLSPILFVNDYHVEDGSDTRSSPEKYIEHILDLQEHGAPVGGIGIQGHIDTPVGPIVCSALDKLGILGLPIWFTEVDVSSDNEYVRADDLEVMLREAYAHPSVEGIMLWGFWELFMSRPNAHLVNAEGDLNEAGKRYLSLKHEWLSHSHGHIDEQGQFSFSGFHGSYEVEVITVSKKITKKFVVDKGDGALVISIDL; from the exons ATGGAGAAGTCGCCAATTATCGCTGCCAACAACAACTTTGATTCTCAG ACTTCAAAGGAAAATGGGAAAAGGACTGGGAGCTATGCTGCTACTAACATCATCCTTAACCATGAATTCTCTGATGGGCTGAACTCGTGGCACCCCAATTGTTGCGATGCTTTTGTGGTTCCAGCAAGTTCTGAGTACCATAAAGGATTAACAACAGAGGAAGGCTGTTGTTATGCTGTTGTTACAAATCGTAAGGAATGTTGGCAAGGCTTAGAGCAAGACATTACAAGTGGAGTATCAGCAGGTTCGACTTATACAGTTTCTGCTTGTGTTGGAGCATCTGGTACTTTTCAGGGTTCTGCTGAGGTCATCGCCACATTAAAACTAGTGTATCAGAATTCTGAAACAAGTTATCTATTCATTGCAAA AAAATCTGCTTCGAAGGAGTGTTGGGAGATATTGGAAGGTTCGTTTTCTCTGTCAACTATGCCTGATCAAGTTATATTCTATCTCGAGGGACCTCCATCTGGAGCTGACCTGCTCATAAAGTCCGTAATGATCACATGTCCTAGTTCTACTGCTTGTGAT AGATCTGGCACATCATCTGTTTCGACCGATGATGATAACATTATAGTAAACCCTCAATTTGATGATGGTATCAATAGTTGGTCTGGAAGAGGCTGCAAGGTCGCTTCGCATGACTCTATGGCAGATGGGAAAATCACTCCAATGTCTGGAAAATACTTTGCATCTGCAACGGAACGCACACAGACCTGGAATGGAATTCAGCAAGATATAACCGGAAGAGTGAAGCGAAAGCTTGCTTATGAGGTAACTGCTGTTGCCCGGATCTATGGTAACAATGTCACAAGTGCAGATCTTCGCGGTACATTATATGTTAAAGCAGCTGATAACCGTGAACGGTACATTGGAATAGCCAG TGTCCAAGCCACAGACAAAGACTGGGTGAAGTTGCAAGGGAAGTTTCTTATAAATGACTCGCCATCTCAGGTTGTTGTCTTTCTAGAAGGTCCACCTCCTGGCACGGATATCCTCCTTAATAATTTAGTCATAAAGCATGCATCTAAAGCTCCTCCATCTTCTCCACCAGTAATTGAG GATGCTGCGTTTGGTGTTAATATAGTCACAAATACTAGTTTGAATGATGGCACAAATGGCTGGTTCCCACTTGGAAACTGTACAATGAGTGTTCAAACAGGCTCACCACATATAATGCCTCCAATGGCTAGAGATTCCCTTGGTGCTCATGAGCCTTTAAGTGGCCGTTACATTCTGGTTACAAAGCGTACTCAAAACTGGATGGGTCCAGCTCAGATGATCACAGATAAAGTAAAACTCTATTTGACATATCAAGTATCTGCATGGGTTAAAATTGGACAAGCATCAGGACCTCAGAGCGTAAATGTTGCCCTTGGAGTAGATAGCCAATGGGTGAATGGGGGCCAAATTGAGATCAGTGACGATAGATGGCATGAAATTGGAGGATCTTTTAGAATTGAGAAGCAAGCAGCTAAGGTTATGGTTTATATTCAGGGTCCTGCTGCTGGTGTAGACCTAATGGTTGCTGGGCTTCAAATTTTTCCAGTAGACAGACGTGCGCGGTTTAGACACTTGAAGAGGCAAACTGCAAAG ATACGCAAGCGAGACGTCATGTTGAAGTTCTCAGGATCAGATTCAGGCAGTTTGCATGGCACATTTATTAGAGTTAGACAACTGCAAAACAGCTTCCCCTTTGGATCAGCCATAAGCAGAACAAACATGGACAATGAAGACTTCAATGCCTTCTTTGTCAAGAATTTTAATTGGGCTGTGTTTGGAAATGAGCTGAAATGGTACTGGACAGAAGCACAACAAGGGAATTTCAACTACAAAGATGCTGATGAGCTCCTGGACTTCTGCACAAAAAACAACATTCAAGTTCGAGGTCACTGTATCTTTTGGGAGGTGGTGGGCACTGTTCAGGCATGGGTGCAATCCTTGAACAAAAACGACTTGATGACGGCTGTTCAAAACCGTCTGACAGGACTGCTGACGCGGTACAAGGGAAAGTTCGAGCATTATGATGTGAATAATGAGATGATGCATGGTTCTTTCTACCAAGACAGATTGGGTAAGGAAATCAGGGTAAACATGTTTAAAACTGCACATCAATTAGACCTTTCCCCCATCCTATTTGTAAATGACTACCATGTTGAGGATGGCAGTGACACCCGATCTTCCCCTGAAAAGTATATTGAGCATATTCTTGATCTCCAAGAGCACGGTGCACCTGTTGGAGGAATAGGAATTCAGGGACATATTGACACTCCTGTTGGACCCATTGTATGTTCTGCTCTGGACAAACTTGGTATTCTTGGACTTCCAATTTGGTTCACTGAAGTTGATGTGTCGTCTGACAATGAATACGTTAGAGCTGACGATCTAGAAGTTATGCTTCGGGAAGCTTATGCCCACCCTTCTGTAGAAGGTATAATGTTGTGGGGATTCTGGGAGCTGTTCATGAGTCGACCAAATGCACATTTAGTGAATGCAGAAGGTGACCTCAATGAAGCTGGAAAAAGGTACCTTTCTCTTAAGCACGAGTGGTTGTCTCATTCTCATGGTCATATTGATGAACAAGGGCAGTTCAGCTTTAGCGGATTCCATGGCTCCTACGAAGTGGAAGTCATTACAGTTTCGAAGAAAATCACCAAGAAATTTGTGGTTGACAAGGGTGATGGCGCTCTGGTGATCTCTATTGATTTATAG
- the LOC107767219 gene encoding endo-1,4-beta-xylanase A-like isoform X2: MEKSPIIAANNNFDSQTSKENGKRTGSYAATNIILNHEFSDGLNSWHPNCCDAFVVPASSEYHKGLTTEEGCCYAVVTNRKECWQGLEQDITSGVSAGSTYTVSACVGASGTFQGSAEVIATLKLVYQNSETSYLFIAKKSASKECWEILEGSFSLSTMPDQVIFYLEGPPSGADLLIKSVMITCPSSTACDRSGTSSVSTDDDNIIVNPQFDDGINSWSGRGCKVASHDSMADGKITPMSGKYFASATERTQTWNGIQQDITGRVKRKLAYEVTAVARIYGNNVTSADLRGTLYVKAADNRERYIGIASVQATDKDWVKLQGKFLINDSPSQVVVFLEGPPPGTDILLNNLVIKHASKAPPSSPPVIEDAAFGVNIVTNTSLNDGTNGWFPLGNCTMSVQTGSPHIMPPMARDSLGAHEPLSGRYILVTKRTQNWMGPAQMITDKVKLYLTYQVSAWVKIGQASGPQSVNVALGVDSQWVNGGQIEISDDRWHEIGGSFRIEKQAAKVMVYIQGPAAGVDLMVAGLQIFPVDRRARFRHLKRQTAKIRKRDVMLKFSGSDSGSLHGTFIRVRQLQNSFPFGSAISRTNMDNEDFNAFFVKNFNWAVFGNELKWYWTEAQQGNFNYKDADELLDFCTKNNIQVRGHCIFWEVVGTVQAWVQSLNKNDLMTAVQNRLTGLLTRYKGKFEHYDVNNEMMHGSFYQDRLGKEIRVNMFKTAHQLDLSPILFVNDYHVEDGSDTRSSPEKYIEHILDLQEHGAPVGGIGIQGHIDTPVGPIVCSALDKLGILGLPIWFTEVDVSSDNEYVRADDLEVMLREAYAHPSVEGIMLWGFWELFMSRPNAHLVNAEGDLNEAGKRYLSLKHEWLSHSHGHIDEQGQFSFSGFHGSYEVEVITVSKKITKKFVVDKGDGALVISIDL, from the exons ATGGAGAAGTCGCCAATTATCGCTGCCAACAACAACTTTGATTCTCAG ACTTCAAAGGAAAATGGGAAAAGGACTGGGAGCTATGCTGCTACTAACATCATCCTTAACCATGAATTCTCTGATGGGCTGAACTCGTGGCACCCCAATTGTTGCGATGCTTTTGTGGTTCCAGCAAGTTCTGAGTACCATAAAGGATTAACAACAGAGGAAGGCTGTTGTTATGCTGTTGTTACAAATCGTAAGGAATGTTGGCAAGGCTTAGAGCAAGACATTACAAGTGGAGTATCAGCAGGTTCGACTTATACAGTTTCTGCTTGTGTTGGAGCATCTGGTACTTTTCAGGGTTCTGCTGAGGTCATCGCCACATTAAAACTAGTGTATCAGAATTCTGAAACAAGTTATCTATTCATTGCAAA AAAATCTGCTTCGAAGGAGTGTTGGGAGATATTGGAAGGTTCGTTTTCTCTGTCAACTATGCCTGATCAAGTTATATTCTATCTCGAGGGACCTCCATCTGGAGCTGACCTGCTCATAAAGTCCGTAATGATCACATGTCCTAGTTCTACTGCTTGTGAT AGATCTGGCACATCATCTGTTTCGACCGATGATGATAACATTATAGTAAACCCTCAATTTGATGATGGTATCAATAGTTGGTCTGGAAGAGGCTGCAAGGTCGCTTCGCATGACTCTATGGCAGATGGGAAAATCACTCCAATGTCTGGAAAATACTTTGCATCTGCAACGGAACGCACACAGACCTGGAATGGAATTCAGCAAGATATAACCGGAAGAGTGAAGCGAAAGCTTGCTTATGAGGTAACTGCTGTTGCCCGGATCTATGGTAACAATGTCACAAGTGCAGATCTTCGCGGTACATTATATGTTAAAGCAGCTGATAACCGTGAACGGTACATTGGAATAGCCAG TGTCCAAGCCACAGACAAAGACTGGGTGAAGTTGCAAGGGAAGTTTCTTATAAATGACTCGCCATCTCAGGTTGTTGTCTTTCTAGAAGGTCCACCTCCTGGCACGGATATCCTCCTTAATAATTTAGTCATAAAGCATGCATCTAAAGCTCCTCCATCTTCTCCACCAGTAATTGAG GATGCTGCGTTTGGTGTTAATATAGTCACAAATACTAGTTTGAATGATGGCACAAATGGCTGGTTCCCACTTGGAAACTGTACAATGAGTGTTCAAACAGGCTCACCACATATAATGCCTCCAATGGCTAGAGATTCCCTTGGTGCTCATGAGCCTTTAAGTGGCCGTTACATTCTGGTTACAAAGCGTACTCAAAACTGGATGGGTCCAGCTCAGATGATCACAGATAAAGTAAAACTCTATTTGACATATCAAGTATCTGCATGGGTTAAAATTGGACAAGCATCAGGACCTCAGAGCGTAAATGTTGCCCTTGGAGTAGATAGCCAATGGGTGAATGGGGGCCAAATTGAGATCAGTGACGATAGATGGCATGAAATTGGAGGATCTTTTAGAATTGAGAAGCAAGCAGCTAAGGTTATGGTTTATATTCAGGGTCCTGCTGCTGGTGTAGACCTAATGGTTGCTGGGCTTCAAATTTTTCCAGTAGACAGACGTGCGCGGTTTAGACACTTGAAGAGGCAAACTGCAAAG ATACGCAAGCGAGACGTCATGTTGAAGTTCTCAGGATCAGATTCAGGCAGTTTGCATGGCACATTTATTAGAGTTAGACAACTGCAAAACAGCTTCCCCTTTGGATCAGCCATAAGCAGAACAAACATGGACAATGAAGACTTCAATGCCTTCTTTGTCAAGAATTTTAATTGGGCTGTGTTTGGAAATGAGCTGAAATGGTACTGGACAGAAGCACAACAAGGGAATTTCAACTACAAAGATGCTGATGAGCTCCTGGACTTCTGCACAAAAAACAACATTCAAGTTCGAGGTCACTGTATCTTTTGGGAGGTGGTGGGCACTGTTCAGGCATGGGTGCAATCCTTGAACAAAAACGACTTGATGACGGCTGTTCAAAACCGTCTGACAGGACTGCTGACGCGGTACAAGGGAAAGTTCGAGCATTATGATGTGAATAATGAGATGATGCATGGTTCTTTCTACCAAGACAGATTGGGTAAGGAAATCAGGGTAAACATGTTTAAAACTGCACATCAATTAGACCTTTCCCCCATCCTATTTGTAAATGACTACCATGTTGAGGATGGCAGTGACACCCGATCTTCCCCTGAAAAGTATATTGAGCATATTCTTGATCTCCAAGAGCACGGTGCACCTGTTGGAGGAATAGGAATTCAGGGACATATTGACACTCCTGTTGGACCCATTGTATGTTCTGCTCTGGACAAACTTGGTATTCTTGGACTTCCAATTTGGTTCACTGAAGTTGATGTGTCGTCTGACAATGAATACGTTAGAGCTGACGATCTAGAAGTTATGCTTCGGGAAGCTTATGCCCACCCTTCTGTAGAAGGTATAATGTTGTGGGGATTCTGGGAGCTGTTCATGAGTCGACCAAATGCACATTTAGTGAATGCAGAAGGTGACCTCAATGAAGCTGGAAAAAGGTACCTTTCTCTTAAGCACGAGTGGTTGTCTCATTCTCATGGTCATATTGATGAACAAGGGCAGTTCAGCTTTAGCGGATTCCATGGCTCCTACGAAGTGGAAGTCATTACAGTTTCGAAGAAAATCACCAAGAAATTTGTGGTTGACAAGGGTGATGGCGCTCTGGTGATCTCTATTGATTTATAG
- the LOC107767219 gene encoding endo-1,4-beta-xylanase A-like isoform X1, with amino-acid sequence MKRLFVCSFARRLFKPRTQYTTHFQESKESMEKSPIIAANNNFDSQTSKENGKRTGSYAATNIILNHEFSDGLNSWHPNCCDAFVVPASSEYHKGLTTEEGCCYAVVTNRKECWQGLEQDITSGVSAGSTYTVSACVGASGTFQGSAEVIATLKLVYQNSETSYLFIAKKSASKECWEILEGSFSLSTMPDQVIFYLEGPPSGADLLIKSVMITCPSSTACDRSGTSSVSTDDDNIIVNPQFDDGINSWSGRGCKVASHDSMADGKITPMSGKYFASATERTQTWNGIQQDITGRVKRKLAYEVTAVARIYGNNVTSADLRGTLYVKAADNRERYIGIASVQATDKDWVKLQGKFLINDSPSQVVVFLEGPPPGTDILLNNLVIKHASKAPPSSPPVIEDAAFGVNIVTNTSLNDGTNGWFPLGNCTMSVQTGSPHIMPPMARDSLGAHEPLSGRYILVTKRTQNWMGPAQMITDKVKLYLTYQVSAWVKIGQASGPQSVNVALGVDSQWVNGGQIEISDDRWHEIGGSFRIEKQAAKVMVYIQGPAAGVDLMVAGLQIFPVDRRARFRHLKRQTAKIRKRDVMLKFSGSDSGSLHGTFIRVRQLQNSFPFGSAISRTNMDNEDFNAFFVKNFNWAVFGNELKWYWTEAQQGNFNYKDADELLDFCTKNNIQVRGHCIFWEVVGTVQAWVQSLNKNDLMTAVQNRLTGLLTRYKGKFEHYDVNNEMMHGSFYQDRLGKEIRVNMFKTAHQLDLSPILFVNDYHVEDGSDTRSSPEKYIEHILDLQEHGAPVGGIGIQGHIDTPVGPIVCSALDKLGILGLPIWFTEVDVSSDNEYVRADDLEVMLREAYAHPSVEGIMLWGFWELFMSRPNAHLVNAEGDLNEAGKRYLSLKHEWLSHSHGHIDEQGQFSFSGFHGSYEVEVITVSKKITKKFVVDKGDGALVISIDL; translated from the exons ATGAAGAGGTTATTTGTTTGCAGCTTTGCTCGTCGACTCTTCAAACCTCGTACACAATACACCACACATTTCCAG GAATCAAAGGAGAGCATGGAGAAGTCGCCAATTATCGCTGCCAACAACAACTTTGATTCTCAG ACTTCAAAGGAAAATGGGAAAAGGACTGGGAGCTATGCTGCTACTAACATCATCCTTAACCATGAATTCTCTGATGGGCTGAACTCGTGGCACCCCAATTGTTGCGATGCTTTTGTGGTTCCAGCAAGTTCTGAGTACCATAAAGGATTAACAACAGAGGAAGGCTGTTGTTATGCTGTTGTTACAAATCGTAAGGAATGTTGGCAAGGCTTAGAGCAAGACATTACAAGTGGAGTATCAGCAGGTTCGACTTATACAGTTTCTGCTTGTGTTGGAGCATCTGGTACTTTTCAGGGTTCTGCTGAGGTCATCGCCACATTAAAACTAGTGTATCAGAATTCTGAAACAAGTTATCTATTCATTGCAAA AAAATCTGCTTCGAAGGAGTGTTGGGAGATATTGGAAGGTTCGTTTTCTCTGTCAACTATGCCTGATCAAGTTATATTCTATCTCGAGGGACCTCCATCTGGAGCTGACCTGCTCATAAAGTCCGTAATGATCACATGTCCTAGTTCTACTGCTTGTGAT AGATCTGGCACATCATCTGTTTCGACCGATGATGATAACATTATAGTAAACCCTCAATTTGATGATGGTATCAATAGTTGGTCTGGAAGAGGCTGCAAGGTCGCTTCGCATGACTCTATGGCAGATGGGAAAATCACTCCAATGTCTGGAAAATACTTTGCATCTGCAACGGAACGCACACAGACCTGGAATGGAATTCAGCAAGATATAACCGGAAGAGTGAAGCGAAAGCTTGCTTATGAGGTAACTGCTGTTGCCCGGATCTATGGTAACAATGTCACAAGTGCAGATCTTCGCGGTACATTATATGTTAAAGCAGCTGATAACCGTGAACGGTACATTGGAATAGCCAG TGTCCAAGCCACAGACAAAGACTGGGTGAAGTTGCAAGGGAAGTTTCTTATAAATGACTCGCCATCTCAGGTTGTTGTCTTTCTAGAAGGTCCACCTCCTGGCACGGATATCCTCCTTAATAATTTAGTCATAAAGCATGCATCTAAAGCTCCTCCATCTTCTCCACCAGTAATTGAG GATGCTGCGTTTGGTGTTAATATAGTCACAAATACTAGTTTGAATGATGGCACAAATGGCTGGTTCCCACTTGGAAACTGTACAATGAGTGTTCAAACAGGCTCACCACATATAATGCCTCCAATGGCTAGAGATTCCCTTGGTGCTCATGAGCCTTTAAGTGGCCGTTACATTCTGGTTACAAAGCGTACTCAAAACTGGATGGGTCCAGCTCAGATGATCACAGATAAAGTAAAACTCTATTTGACATATCAAGTATCTGCATGGGTTAAAATTGGACAAGCATCAGGACCTCAGAGCGTAAATGTTGCCCTTGGAGTAGATAGCCAATGGGTGAATGGGGGCCAAATTGAGATCAGTGACGATAGATGGCATGAAATTGGAGGATCTTTTAGAATTGAGAAGCAAGCAGCTAAGGTTATGGTTTATATTCAGGGTCCTGCTGCTGGTGTAGACCTAATGGTTGCTGGGCTTCAAATTTTTCCAGTAGACAGACGTGCGCGGTTTAGACACTTGAAGAGGCAAACTGCAAAG ATACGCAAGCGAGACGTCATGTTGAAGTTCTCAGGATCAGATTCAGGCAGTTTGCATGGCACATTTATTAGAGTTAGACAACTGCAAAACAGCTTCCCCTTTGGATCAGCCATAAGCAGAACAAACATGGACAATGAAGACTTCAATGCCTTCTTTGTCAAGAATTTTAATTGGGCTGTGTTTGGAAATGAGCTGAAATGGTACTGGACAGAAGCACAACAAGGGAATTTCAACTACAAAGATGCTGATGAGCTCCTGGACTTCTGCACAAAAAACAACATTCAAGTTCGAGGTCACTGTATCTTTTGGGAGGTGGTGGGCACTGTTCAGGCATGGGTGCAATCCTTGAACAAAAACGACTTGATGACGGCTGTTCAAAACCGTCTGACAGGACTGCTGACGCGGTACAAGGGAAAGTTCGAGCATTATGATGTGAATAATGAGATGATGCATGGTTCTTTCTACCAAGACAGATTGGGTAAGGAAATCAGGGTAAACATGTTTAAAACTGCACATCAATTAGACCTTTCCCCCATCCTATTTGTAAATGACTACCATGTTGAGGATGGCAGTGACACCCGATCTTCCCCTGAAAAGTATATTGAGCATATTCTTGATCTCCAAGAGCACGGTGCACCTGTTGGAGGAATAGGAATTCAGGGACATATTGACACTCCTGTTGGACCCATTGTATGTTCTGCTCTGGACAAACTTGGTATTCTTGGACTTCCAATTTGGTTCACTGAAGTTGATGTGTCGTCTGACAATGAATACGTTAGAGCTGACGATCTAGAAGTTATGCTTCGGGAAGCTTATGCCCACCCTTCTGTAGAAGGTATAATGTTGTGGGGATTCTGGGAGCTGTTCATGAGTCGACCAAATGCACATTTAGTGAATGCAGAAGGTGACCTCAATGAAGCTGGAAAAAGGTACCTTTCTCTTAAGCACGAGTGGTTGTCTCATTCTCATGGTCATATTGATGAACAAGGGCAGTTCAGCTTTAGCGGATTCCATGGCTCCTACGAAGTGGAAGTCATTACAGTTTCGAAGAAAATCACCAAGAAATTTGTGGTTGACAAGGGTGATGGCGCTCTGGTGATCTCTATTGATTTATAG